The following are from one region of the Maribacter aquivivus genome:
- a CDS encoding winged helix-turn-helix transcriptional regulator, whose protein sequence is MSLKKYCPLDYTMNLIGTKWKPIVLFHLLEGPLRSGILQKKVPGISNKMFTQTVRELEKDGLVIREVFPVVPPKVEYALSERGKSLKSILLSLDSWGANDASNC, encoded by the coding sequence ATGAGTTTAAAAAAATATTGCCCTTTAGACTATACAATGAATTTAATTGGCACCAAATGGAAACCAATAGTTCTCTTTCACCTTCTAGAAGGACCACTACGCTCAGGAATTCTTCAAAAGAAAGTGCCAGGTATTTCAAATAAAATGTTCACCCAAACCGTAAGAGAATTAGAAAAAGACGGATTGGTGATTAGAGAAGTGTTTCCCGTTGTACCACCAAAGGTAGAATATGCTTTAAGCGAACGTGGAAAATCTCTTAAAAGCATTCTGCTAAGTTTAGATTCTTGGGGTGCAAATGATGCTTCAAATTGCTAA
- a CDS encoding GNAT family N-acetyltransferase has protein sequence MTTKIIEITADETLPIRHQVMWPTKPLDYVKLNNDNEGLHFGLFIDKKLISVISLFINDGEAQFRKFATLENYQGKGYGSILLNEIMQIADKQSLKRIWCNARRNKSEFYRKFGLVATNTIFIKGDVDYEIMERIF, from the coding sequence ATGACCACAAAAATAATTGAGATAACAGCCGATGAAACATTACCCATTAGACATCAGGTAATGTGGCCAACTAAACCTTTAGATTACGTAAAGTTAAATAATGACAATGAAGGTCTACATTTCGGACTCTTTATAGATAAAAAATTAATTTCGGTAATCTCTTTATTTATTAATGACGGAGAGGCTCAATTTAGAAAATTTGCTACATTGGAAAATTACCAAGGCAAAGGATATGGCAGTATACTTCTAAATGAAATTATGCAAATTGCCGATAAGCAATCTTTAAAAAGAATTTGGTGTAATGCCAGAAGAAACAAATCTGAATTTTATAGGAAGTTTGGTTTGGTAGCTACTAACACTATTTTTATAAAAGGTGATGTAGATTATGAAATCATGGAACGGATATTTTAA
- the hisF gene encoding imidazole glycerol phosphate synthase subunit HisF, giving the protein MLAKRIIPCLDIKDGRTVKGVNFVDLRDAGDPVELAEIYSREGADELVFLDISATEQKRKTLADLVYRVAEKVNIPFTVGGGISSVEDVDVLLHNGADKVSINSSAVKNPQLINDLVAKFGSQCIVVAIDAKQIDGEWIVHLVGGKVPTERKLFEWAKEVEERGAGEILFTSMDNDGTKDGFANQALAKLSTELNIPIIASGGAGNKQHFTDTFVEGKADAALAASVFHFKEIGIQELKTELKENGIPVRI; this is encoded by the coding sequence ATGCTTGCTAAGAGAATAATACCTTGTTTAGATATCAAAGATGGTAGAACTGTAAAAGGTGTCAATTTTGTTGACTTACGTGATGCAGGGGATCCTGTTGAGCTGGCTGAGATTTATAGTCGCGAAGGTGCCGATGAATTAGTGTTCTTAGATATATCAGCTACAGAACAGAAAAGAAAAACATTAGCAGATTTAGTATACCGGGTTGCGGAAAAAGTAAATATTCCTTTTACGGTTGGTGGCGGAATCTCATCTGTTGAAGATGTTGATGTTTTGCTGCATAACGGAGCAGATAAGGTTTCCATTAATTCATCTGCTGTGAAGAACCCACAGTTGATTAATGATTTGGTTGCCAAATTTGGATCGCAGTGTATTGTTGTTGCAATAGACGCTAAACAGATTGATGGAGAGTGGATTGTTCATTTGGTTGGAGGAAAAGTACCTACCGAACGTAAATTGTTCGAGTGGGCAAAAGAAGTGGAAGAACGCGGAGCAGGAGAAATTCTATTTACCTCAATGGATAATGATGGTACTAAAGACGGATTCGCAAATCAAGCATTGGCGAAATTGTCTACGGAGTTAAATATTCCGATAATTGCCTCGGGTGGTGCTGGTAACAAACAGCATTTTACTGATACCTTTGTTGAGGGTAAAGCAGATGCAGCTTTGGCGGCAAGTGTTTTTCACTTTAAAGAAATTGGTATTCAAGAATTGAAAACTGAGTTAAAAGAAAATGGTATTCCTGTTCGAATATAG
- the hisIE gene encoding bifunctional phosphoribosyl-AMP cyclohydrolase/phosphoribosyl-ATP diphosphatase HisIE, which translates to MEFNTPNWEKMSDGLVPAIIQDARTKNVLMLGYMNAEALKNTTDSGKVTFFSRSKQRLWTKGEESGNFLNLVSIKNDCDDDSLLITVNPVGPTCHTGTDTCWKEENNSQFGFFSELEDTIKERRTTADDSKSYVASLFKKGINKIAQKVGEEAVETVIEAMDDNDELFLYESGDLLFHYLMLLQAKGFTLKDIETELMKRKK; encoded by the coding sequence ATGGAATTTAATACACCCAATTGGGAGAAAATGAGTGACGGACTAGTGCCTGCAATTATACAAGACGCACGTACGAAGAATGTATTGATGCTTGGCTATATGAATGCCGAAGCTTTAAAGAATACTACTGATAGTGGTAAGGTTACATTTTTTAGTCGTTCTAAGCAGCGTTTATGGACTAAAGGTGAAGAAAGTGGAAATTTTTTGAATTTAGTTTCCATTAAAAATGACTGTGACGATGATTCTCTTTTAATAACTGTTAACCCTGTAGGTCCTACATGCCATACTGGTACAGATACATGTTGGAAAGAAGAAAACAATTCACAATTCGGGTTCTTTTCTGAGTTAGAAGATACTATTAAAGAAAGAAGAACTACTGCTGATGATAGCAAATCTTATGTAGCTTCATTATTTAAAAAAGGAATCAATAAAATTGCCCAAAAAGTAGGGGAGGAAGCCGTTGAAACTGTTATTGAAGCAATGGATGATAATGATGAGCTATTTCTTTATGAAAGTGGCGATTTACTGTTTCACTATTTAATGCTGTTACAGGCAAAAGGCTTTACGCTTAAAGATATTGAAACTGAATTAATGAAAAGAAAGAAGTAG
- a CDS encoding DinB family protein encodes MDKEERLVEEIVENAMYRMDESTRMIKKSFAEISEEEIWQKPNPSLNSMANLILHLCGNMTQYVISSIGEIDDNRNRDAEFSVGSGLTKAELLHKLEDTVDSVKRVIFDSTVDKLIKVRSVQGMSFSGVGAIMHAVEHYSYHTGQIAFYVKLIKEKDLGFYDGVDLNIKNE; translated from the coding sequence ATGGATAAGGAAGAACGCTTAGTGGAAGAAATTGTTGAAAATGCGATGTATCGCATGGATGAAAGTACGCGTATGATCAAAAAAAGTTTTGCTGAAATATCGGAAGAAGAAATTTGGCAGAAGCCTAATCCTTCTTTGAACAGTATGGCGAATCTCATTTTACACCTGTGTGGTAATATGACACAATATGTGATTTCTTCCATAGGCGAAATCGATGATAATAGAAATAGAGATGCCGAGTTTTCTGTTGGCTCAGGACTAACGAAAGCGGAGTTATTACATAAATTAGAAGATACGGTAGACTCCGTTAAACGTGTTATTTTTGATTCAACAGTAGATAAGTTGATAAAAGTAAGATCAGTACAAGGAATGTCCTTTTCGGGAGTTGGAGCAATTATGCATGCTGTAGAACACTATTCTTATCATACTGGTCAGATTGCTTTTTATGTAAAACTCATAAAGGAAAAAGACTTGGGGTTTTATGATGGAGTCGATCTGAATATTAAAAATGAGTAA
- a CDS encoding DJ-1/PfpI family protein — protein MSSTEKEEIAFLLFDNYETLDVFGPAEIFGRLTDLYTLKFYSLEGGIVTNRHQVPIMTEKLADINKKPFAFLIPGGLGTRVEVNNDKLITSIKDISLTSTFVMTVCTGSALLAKTGLLDKRQATSNKRAFAWVITNGPEVQWDKEARWKVDENYYTSSGVSAGMDMALGFLADRHGLDFARNVAWEIEYNWIEDKDNDTFTAE, from the coding sequence ATGAGTTCAACTGAAAAAGAAGAAATTGCATTCTTGCTTTTCGACAATTATGAAACCCTTGATGTATTTGGACCTGCTGAAATATTTGGACGATTAACCGACTTATATACTTTAAAATTCTATTCATTAGAAGGTGGTATTGTGACCAATAGACATCAAGTCCCAATCATGACAGAAAAACTAGCAGATATCAATAAGAAGCCATTTGCCTTTTTGATTCCTGGTGGTTTAGGAACAAGAGTAGAAGTAAATAACGATAAGCTAATAACTTCTATTAAAGATATAAGCCTAACTAGCACATTTGTAATGACCGTATGTACAGGAAGTGCGCTCTTAGCAAAAACAGGACTTTTAGACAAAAGGCAGGCTACTTCAAACAAACGTGCGTTTGCATGGGTCATTACCAACGGACCAGAGGTACAATGGGATAAAGAAGCTCGTTGGAAGGTAGACGAAAATTATTATACTTCTTCAGGTGTAAGTGCAGGTATGGATATGGCTTTAGGATTTTTAGCCGACCGACACGGTTTAGATTTTGCTAGAAATGTAGCTTGGGAAATAGAATACAACTGGATAGAAGACAAGGACAATGATACGTTTACTGCAGAATGA
- a CDS encoding GNAT family N-acetyltransferase, with protein sequence MEQNYFISTDKNLLNVDAIQQFIANSYWGDNRTLEEVKITIENSYCFGIYTLKNEQIGFARVVTDYIYFGYFMDVIILDKFQGQGYGKILVKEILEDATIKKLKTLALKTKDAHLLYERFGFNKIGDSPLWMSVDKQILD encoded by the coding sequence ATGGAGCAAAATTATTTTATTTCAACTGATAAAAACCTTTTGAACGTAGATGCAATTCAACAGTTTATTGCTAATTCATATTGGGGTGATAATAGAACATTAGAAGAAGTAAAAATAACGATTGAAAACTCTTACTGTTTTGGAATATATACACTTAAAAATGAACAAATTGGCTTTGCTAGGGTAGTTACCGATTATATTTACTTTGGATATTTCATGGATGTGATTATTCTAGATAAATTTCAAGGTCAAGGTTATGGTAAGATTTTGGTGAAAGAGATATTAGAAGATGCTACCATTAAAAAGCTAAAAACATTAGCATTAAAAACTAAGGATGCCCATTTGTTATATGAGCGTTTCGGATTTAATAAAATAGGAGATTCACCATTGTGGATGTCTGTTGATAAACAAATTTTAGATTAA
- the hisA gene encoding 1-(5-phosphoribosyl)-5-[(5-phosphoribosylamino)methylideneamino]imidazole-4-carboxamide isomerase — translation MRIIPAIDIIDGKCVRLSKGDYDTKKIYNENPLEVAKEFEAHGIKHLHLVDLDGAKSKHIVNHKVLEQIASQTNLNIDFGGGLKTDDDLRIAFESGAKQITGGSIAVKDSDTFIGWIEKHGADKIILGADAMDEKVAVSGWLEESKEELIPFIQSYQQKGIQYVICTDISKDGMLEGPSFELYKRILEQTNDLKLIASGGISTFDELPKLDEMGCEGTIIGKAIYENRISLKQLESYILSNG, via the coding sequence ATGAGAATTATTCCTGCTATAGATATCATTGATGGTAAATGTGTTCGTCTTTCAAAAGGTGATTACGATACTAAGAAGATATATAATGAAAACCCTTTAGAAGTAGCCAAAGAATTTGAGGCACACGGTATTAAGCATCTACATTTGGTGGATTTAGATGGTGCAAAATCAAAGCATATTGTAAATCATAAAGTACTGGAGCAAATTGCTTCACAAACGAATTTGAATATTGATTTTGGAGGCGGATTAAAAACTGATGATGATTTACGTATTGCTTTTGAAAGTGGAGCAAAACAAATTACAGGTGGTAGTATCGCTGTAAAAGATTCAGATACTTTTATTGGATGGATTGAAAAGCATGGTGCGGATAAAATTATTCTTGGCGCAGATGCTATGGATGAAAAAGTAGCAGTTTCTGGTTGGTTAGAAGAGTCAAAGGAAGAATTAATTCCGTTTATACAATCGTATCAACAAAAAGGAATTCAATATGTAATTTGTACAGATATCAGTAAAGACGGTATGTTAGAAGGTCCGTCGTTTGAATTATACAAACGTATTTTAGAGCAGACCAATGATTTAAAGCTAATTGCTTCCGGAGGTATTTCTACTTTTGATGAGCTGCCTAAATTAGACGAAATGGGTTGTGAAGGTACAATCATAGGCAAAGCTATTTATGAAAATAGAATTAGTCTTAAACAACTAGAATCTTATATTTTAAGCAATGGATAA